In Phacochoerus africanus isolate WHEZ1 chromosome 2, ROS_Pafr_v1, whole genome shotgun sequence, one DNA window encodes the following:
- the LOC125121390 gene encoding olfactory receptor 1L4, translating to MDMETKNYSSSSMSDFILLGISSNPQLQKPLFAVFLIMYLVTLVGNVLIILAIHSDTRLHTPMYFFLSNLSFMDICFTTVIVPKMLVTLLSETKSIAYVGCLVQMYFFMAFGNTDSYLLASMAIDRLVAICNPLHYDMAMSPRHCLLLLLGSCTISHLHSMLRVLLMSRLSFCASHVIKHFFCDTQPVLKLSCSDTSSSQMVVMTETLAVIATPFLCTLFSYLRIIITVLRVPSVGGKWKAFSTCGSHLSVVVLFYGSIIYVYFRPLSMYSVVKDRVATVMYTTVTPMLNPFIYSLRNKDMKRGFRKLRDSIHS from the coding sequence ATGGACATGGAGACAAAAAactacagcagcagcagcatgtcAGACTTTATCCTTCTGGGCATCTCTTCCAACCCTCAGCTTCAGAAACCCCTCTTTGCTGTCTTCCTCATCATGTACCTGGTCACCCTGGTGGGCAATGTACTCATCATCCTGGCCATCCACTCTGACACCCGGCTCCACACCcctatgtactttttcctcagcaACCTGTCCTTCATGGACATCTGCTTCACCACAGTCATTGTGCCCAAGATGCTGGTGACCTTACTCTCAGAGACAAAGTCCATCGCCTATGTGGGCTGCCTGGTCCAGATGTACTTCTTCATGGCCTTTGGGAACACTGACAGCTACCTGCTGGCCTCTATGGCTATAGACAGGctggtggccatctgcaaccccCTCCATTATGACATGGCTATGAGCCCAAGGCActgcctcctcctgctgctgggtTCTTGCACCATCTCTCACCTGCACTCCATGCTGCGTGTGCTGCTCATGTCCCGCCTGTCCTTCTGTGCCTCCCACGTCATCAAGCACTTCTTTTGTGATACCCAGCCTGTGCTGAAGCTGTCCTGCTCTGACACCTCCTCCAGCCAGATGGTGGTCATGACTGAGACCCTGGCTGTCATTGCAACCCCTTTCCTGTGCACCCTCTTCTCCTACCTGCGAATCATCATCACGGTGCTCAGAGTCCCCTCTGTAGGCGGGAAGTGGAAGGCCTTCTctacctgtggctcccacctctctgtggttGTTCTGTTCTATGGAAGTATCATCTACGTCTATTTTAGACCTCTGTCCATGTACTCAGTGGTGAAGGACCGGGTGGCCACAGTTATGTACACGACAGTGACACCCATGttgaaccctttcatctacagcctgagaaacaaAGATATGAAGAGGGGTTTCAGGAAACTAAGGGACAGTATTCACTCATAG
- the LOC125121391 gene encoding olfactory receptor 1L6-like: MTRGNQTHITEFLLLGLTSDPRKQVWLFASFLAMYLVNMAGSSVIIAAIQGDAHLHTPMYFFLPKLALVDICFTNIIVPRMLANILSKGKKDPFAQCLTQMYFFVTCAITDSFLLAVMAIDRYVAICNPLHYTTTMDPRRCLLLVITSWLVSHLHALTHTILMARLSFCGPNIIHHFFCDVQPLLMLSCSDTSVNELLAFTEGSFVIMSPFLCIIVSYVYIAHAVLWVPSGRGRFKVFSTCGSHFTVVSLFYGTIISVYIRPWSTYSVTKDRVVTFI, translated from the coding sequence ATGACAAGAGGAAACCAGACTCACATCACTGAATTCCTCCTTCTGGGACTGACCAGTGACCCCCGAAAGCAGGTGTGGCTCTTTGCCAGCTTCCTGGCCATGTACCTGGTCAACATGGCTGGCAGCTCAGTCATCATTGCAGCCATCCAGGGGGATgctcacctccacacccccatgtacttcttcctcccCAAACTTGCCCTGGTAGACATCTGCTTTACAAACATCATTGTGCCAAGGATGCTGGCAAacatactgagcaagggcaagaaGGACCCCTTTGCCCAGTGCCTCACACAGATGTATTTCTTTGTGACCTGTGCAATCACTGACAGCTTCCTCCTGGCTGTCATGGCCattgaccgctatgtggccatctgcaacccactgcaTTACACCACAACCATGGACCCCAGGCGCTGTCTCCTGCTTGTGATCACATCCTGGCTGGTGTCCCACCTCCACGCACTCACCCACACCATCCTCATGGCCCGCCTCTCCTTCTGTGGGCCCAACATCATCCaccacttcttctgtgatgtCCAGCCACTGCTGATGCTCTCCTGCTCGGACACCTCTGTCAATGAGCTCTTGGCCTTCACAGAGGGCTCCTTTGTGATCATGAGCCCCTTCCTCTGCATCATTGTCTCTTATGTGTACATTGCCCATGCTGTTCTGTGGGTCCCTTCCGGGAGAGGCAGGTTCAAGGTCTTCTCCACCTGTGGATCCCACTTCACAGTTGTGTCACTATTCTATGGAACCATAATATCTGTGTATATCCGCCCTTGGTCCACCTACTCAGTGACAAAAGATCGTGTGGTCACTTTTATCTAA